The region GCGGTTTTGGAGATTGCTGACACCGAGAGTTTTCCCGAGGGAAATGATGTGCCATGCCCATACGATCTGACCAGCCCTGGAACGAAATTCCACAGCCCAAAGGGAATGATCACTGGCATGCTCGTTCGTTCACTCAAAACATTCTCCCAAAAAATGTGCATTCTTCTGGCGATCGCGAGGAAGCCTTTGATCTTGAGCGGCAGGAGTTCTTTTCTGCCATGGATCAATTTGCTGTTCGCCCGGTTTCGATGCTTCCGGCCTTTCGGCTCATTCGCCATCTGACATTTCAGGAGCCATTATCACTGCAACTGGAGGCTGGTAGAGCACTTCTAGCCCAGTGGACAAAGCGCGAAGGCTGGTGCCGAGAACTCCTCAATGCAGCCCGGCACTCCATTCACAAGTATGTGCAGGTCGCCAGCGAAATTGTCCTGGAATGGATTTCCAGCCCTGCCATTCCCAAAGGTCGATTACCGCTATTGATGCTCAATCGCCTTCATGCGGATGTCGGGCTTCAAAATTGTTTTCAACAGGATCAGGACGCAGTTCACATCATTCTCGCTGCGCTGCAGTGTGGGCAGTTGTTATGCGAACTCTCGAAACGGGAGATCCAACTCACCAGGCGAGATCAGTATCAACTGGCACTGGCTCTGTTGGTCTGTGATTGGTCTTTACTGGCAGTTCACTTCCAACATCAAAAAATTCAGCCCTCACAATGGCCAGCCTACCAGCATCAGCATGGGCAAATCAGTGCCGCCATGATGATGTCGGTGGAGTCCGTCACTCCCAGACTTCGATCGTGGGTAAGTCAGCATGGCGTTGATGATGCAGTTCCTGCAGACCATGAATTGACTTTGGATCGTCATCGAAACCGAGTGACTCGCGAGACTCACCGAACCTATGCAGGATTGACGATTGCACCAGGGATGGAGCACCTGATGGCTGTGCTGAAAGTTTGTCAGCTCGTCAATTCCATTAGTGATCAGGGGAAAGAAAATCATCCCTGGCGAGCGGGAATCCGACATGTCTGGAAAGATGCTTTGCGGGGAAAACTCTCCAAAGATTTGATTCGTACATTCGCACAATCCCTGGCGCCTGAGGAACTCGGGGAGTTGCGAACGGTCTCCTTCGAAGGACGACGCTACCGGGTCGATCAGGGACAGACTGCGGCAGCGCTACTGAATGGGCCTCATTGGTTAAATCGAAAACAGCTCAGACGACGTCATGCGGGTTTGCACGCGATGCGGAAGTGGAAGCAGAACATCACGGCCTCTGTGGAGGCTGATGCTTCATGAACTCCCGAGAAGAAGCTGTTTCACATCGAGAGTATTGGGATGAAGCTTCCCGACCACTCGCAGGTCTGGTGCTGCTGGCGCCGTTATTGTTGATCTATGAATGGCATGCCGCCTGCCAAGATTCATCCGCTGTGATCACTCTGCGTAACGGTGTCGACATCTGGCTCCGCACGCAAATGGGATGGCTGGGTTTCGATCATGAGTGGTGTGTCCCGGCATTAGTCCTCCTTACGCTGGCAGGCAGGCACATTCTGTCCTGCCAGGATTGGAACATTCGACCTTCAGTCATCGGTGGCATGATGGCCGAAGCGGCGTTGTTTGCCGCCCTGCTGGTGATTCTTGGTCAGTTAATTCCCTGGAGCTCGGCTAACATTCCCCAGTTTCCTCAAGAAATGGAGCTGCTTCATTCACGAGAAGCTCTGTTGCTCTCTGAGAACACTGTCGGAAACATCGCTGGCAAGCTGGCGACGCCTGTGGCGGATGCATGGCCCAATCCATCTCCCAGATTGCATTGGGTCACCTGTCTCGGTGCGGGAATTTATGAAGAGTTTCTCTTCCGGCTGGGCCTGATTCCAGTTCTCTATGGGCTTGTGCGAATGTTGGGGATTCCGCGGGTGATCACACTGGTGATTGCCATCGGGGCCAGCTCGTTACTTTTTGCTGCTGCCCACTATCTTCAGGTGGATCTTGAGACCGGGAGAATTTCGCTGCTGGCTACAGCCGACTACATCATCCAGCACCGTGATGTCTGGTCCGCATTCAGCTTTCGCTGCCTGGCAGGAAGTTTATTCGGAGCTCTGCTGGTCTTTCGCGGCATTGGGATCGCTGCAGGTTGCCACATTGGCTACGACCTGTTTGTCGGCTACTGGATGGGTTGAG is a window of Planctopirus limnophila DSM 3776 DNA encoding:
- a CDS encoding CPBP family intramembrane glutamic endopeptidase, whose product is MNSREEAVSHREYWDEASRPLAGLVLLAPLLLIYEWHAACQDSSAVITLRNGVDIWLRTQMGWLGFDHEWCVPALVLLTLAGRHILSCQDWNIRPSVIGGMMAEAALFAALLVILGQLIPWSSANIPQFPQEMELLHSREALLLSENTVGNIAGKLATPVADAWPNPSPRLHWVTCLGAGIYEEFLFRLGLIPVLYGLVRMLGIPRVITLVIAIGASSLLFAAAHYLQVDLETGRISLLATADYIIQHRDVWSAFSFRCLAGSLFGALLVFRGIGIAAGCHIGYDLFVGYWMG